A portion of the Streptomyces erythrochromogenes genome contains these proteins:
- a CDS encoding GlsB/YeaQ/YmgE family stress response membrane protein produces MGILAWILIGLFAGIIAKMLMPGKDPGGIIVTILIGIAGGLLGGWLGKVIFGVDSVDGFFEISTWVAAIVGSLILLGVFRLFRSARH; encoded by the coding sequence ATGGGCATACTTGCTTGGATTCTTATCGGGCTGTTCGCGGGCATCATCGCCAAAATGCTGATGCCCGGGAAGGACCCGGGCGGCATTATCGTCACCATATTGATAGGCATCGCGGGCGGCCTGCTCGGTGGGTGGCTCGGTAAGGTGATTTTCGGAGTCGACTCCGTTGACGGCTTCTTCGAGATCTCGACGTGGGTCGCCGCCATCGTCGGCTCCCTCATTCTCCTCGGCGTCTTCCGCCTTTTCAGGAGTGCTAGGCACTAG
- a CDS encoding Asp23/Gls24 family envelope stress response protein — MLLLDDPDHDLRIAESAAAKVLRRAADTVPGVRAASCRVATAKDAHVQAVHIVVITVAATLDQPLRGRAEAVRQAVLHAAEHVLGLAVTTVDVEVNAVLGAPRVHGDERCELSER, encoded by the coding sequence ATGTTGCTGCTCGACGACCCCGATCACGACCTGCGGATCGCCGAGAGCGCGGCCGCGAAGGTGCTGCGTCGGGCCGCCGACACCGTCCCCGGCGTCCGCGCCGCCAGCTGCCGCGTGGCCACGGCGAAAGACGCCCACGTCCAGGCCGTCCATATCGTCGTCATCACGGTGGCAGCCACGCTCGACCAGCCGCTGCGAGGGCGGGCCGAGGCAGTACGCCAAGCCGTCCTCCACGCGGCCGAACACGTCCTCGGTCTCGCCGTCACCACCGTCGACGTGGAAGTCAACGCCGTACTGGGAGCCCCCCGCGTGCATGGTGACGAGCGGTGCGAACTGAGCGAACGATGA
- a CDS encoding RNA polymerase sigma factor translates to MRNRTDPSRQPGANLPLRPVAVPIGGVATEQDAVGALDDSVLAIRASEGDEDAFAVLVRRHSSRLLALAQHLLGNRADAEDAVQDAFISAWRRLPEFRHSASFSTWMYRIVTNRCLNTLRRRPHPLPLDTVPEPAAVDANSSPPKVAETDAAAAALTQALLALGPELRVCWVLRELHGLHYEEIAHVVGSSEQTVRGRLFRARRALMEAMRPWR, encoded by the coding sequence ATGCGCAACCGGACCGACCCCTCCCGCCAGCCTGGCGCAAACCTCCCCCTGCGACCGGTAGCGGTGCCGATCGGCGGCGTCGCCACGGAGCAGGACGCTGTAGGCGCACTGGACGACAGCGTGCTGGCGATACGAGCCTCGGAAGGGGACGAAGACGCCTTCGCCGTCCTGGTCCGCCGGCACAGCAGCCGCCTGCTCGCCCTCGCCCAGCATCTGCTCGGCAACCGAGCAGACGCAGAGGACGCGGTCCAAGACGCCTTCATCAGCGCTTGGCGGCGGCTGCCGGAATTCCGGCACAGTGCCTCGTTCAGCACCTGGATGTATCGCATCGTGACGAACCGCTGCCTCAACACTCTGCGCCGCCGGCCCCATCCGTTGCCCCTGGACACCGTCCCCGAACCGGCTGCCGTGGATGCGAACAGCTCACCACCCAAGGTGGCCGAGACGGACGCGGCAGCAGCCGCCCTGACGCAAGCGCTCCTGGCATTGGGCCCCGAGCTCCGGGTGTGCTGGGTGCTGCGGGAACTGCACGGCCTGCACTACGAAGAGATCGCCCACGTGGTGGGCAGCAGTGAACAAACGGTGCGCGGCAGACTCTTTCGCGCACGACGCGCTCTGATGGAGGCGATGCGCCCATGGCGCTAG
- a CDS encoding Asp23/Gls24 family envelope stress response protein, with product MSDTINPTSGGGESRPAGKALAGPTGAGTAPESRGKTTIADSVVEKIAGMATREVPGIHSLGSGMARTLGAVTDKVPGGRPSVSRGVKVEVGERQAAIDLDVVVEYGVAIVDIAADVRTSVITAVERMTGLEVVEVNIAVDDVHLPDEEDDQEGEGRVQ from the coding sequence ATGTCGGACACCATCAACCCCACCTCAGGCGGAGGCGAGTCACGTCCTGCGGGCAAGGCCCTCGCGGGCCCCACCGGCGCCGGAACCGCACCCGAGTCGCGGGGCAAGACGACCATCGCCGACAGCGTGGTGGAGAAGATCGCAGGAATGGCCACCCGCGAGGTGCCGGGCATCCACAGCCTCGGCTCCGGCATGGCCCGCACGCTCGGGGCGGTGACCGACAAGGTCCCCGGCGGCCGTCCCAGCGTGAGCCGCGGCGTGAAGGTCGAGGTGGGCGAACGGCAGGCCGCCATCGATCTCGACGTCGTCGTGGAGTACGGCGTCGCCATCGTGGACATCGCCGCCGACGTCCGTACCAGCGTCATCACGGCGGTCGAACGCATGACCGGCCTTGAGGTCGTCGAGGTGAACATCGCCGTCGACGATGTCCACCTGCCCGACGAGGAGGACGACCAGGAAGGCGAGGGACGCGTGCAATGA
- a CDS encoding DUF2273 domain-containing protein, whose amino-acid sequence MSAATVGLLAGMALGFAAFFGGFWAFLLVAFLGLVGLIIGRMLQGDLELSDFTRSRNRQ is encoded by the coding sequence ATGAGCGCAGCAACTGTGGGCCTGCTTGCCGGCATGGCCCTTGGCTTCGCCGCATTTTTCGGCGGCTTCTGGGCGTTCCTGCTCGTGGCGTTCCTGGGCCTGGTGGGCCTGATCATCGGCCGCATGTTGCAGGGTGACCTGGAGCTGTCCGACTTCACGCGTTCCCGGAACCGGCAGTGA
- a CDS encoding Asp23/Gls24 family envelope stress response protein, which yields MIPDKVVARIAARAAKEALATHTDTSIAHAKLAGPRASATVGSGTARLGLTLDLPYPADLAGVSRRLQDYVSERVAHLTGMRVTEVTLAIEHLIPAEGLEHRRVQ from the coding sequence GTGATCCCGGACAAGGTGGTCGCCCGCATCGCGGCCCGCGCCGCAAAAGAGGCACTGGCCACGCACACGGACACCTCGATCGCTCACGCGAAACTGGCCGGTCCACGCGCCTCGGCCACCGTCGGCAGCGGCACGGCCCGGTTGGGACTGACTCTGGACCTGCCCTACCCGGCGGACCTCGCCGGCGTCTCCCGTCGGCTGCAGGACTACGTCAGTGAGCGGGTGGCTCATTTGACCGGTATGCGCGTCACAGAAGTCACCCTTGCCATCGAGCACCTGATTCCCGCCGAGGGCCTGGAGCACCGCCGCGTGCAGTGA
- a CDS encoding DUF6286 domain-containing protein has translation MEREQDPLAEKGPTETDEATYRTVGLLDERPPARPHSAARRPWSARRIPAALTALIIAVAAGSLLFDVIRVRAGQAAAGWRIRLADELAARPLDDPALQIGAAVIAVIGLWLIILALSPGLRHQLPLETPDAEMRAVLDREAAELKLRDAAMRVPGVSAAKVRFFRHRIKARADVRFRAPVDVKADLLVALQEALDRLDLARPPSLDVRVRPRHK, from the coding sequence ATGGAACGCGAGCAAGATCCCCTGGCCGAGAAGGGGCCCACCGAGACGGACGAGGCCACCTACCGCACGGTGGGGCTGCTGGACGAGCGGCCTCCGGCCAGACCACATTCTGCTGCGCGGCGCCCATGGTCCGCGCGCCGTATACCCGCCGCGCTCACAGCCCTGATCATCGCGGTCGCGGCGGGATCCCTCCTGTTCGACGTCATCAGGGTCCGTGCCGGCCAGGCCGCCGCAGGCTGGCGCATACGGCTGGCCGACGAACTGGCTGCCCGCCCGCTGGATGACCCGGCGCTACAGATCGGGGCCGCCGTCATCGCCGTTATCGGCCTCTGGCTGATCATCCTGGCCCTGAGCCCGGGCCTTCGCCACCAGCTGCCCCTTGAGACTCCCGACGCGGAGATGCGCGCCGTACTGGACCGCGAGGCCGCGGAACTGAAGCTGCGGGATGCCGCGATGCGCGTCCCCGGGGTCAGTGCTGCCAAGGTCCGGTTCTTCCGGCATCGCATCAAGGCGCGCGCGGATGTGCGATTCCGCGCCCCCGTCGACGTCAAGGCCGATCTCCTGGTCGCTCTGCAAGAGGCCCTCGACCGGCTCGACCTCGCACGCCCTCCGTCGCTGGACGTCCGGGTACGCCCACGTCACAAGTAG
- a CDS encoding Asp23/Gls24 family envelope stress response protein, translated as MAGFVLLGTGLMILAGAFDLYRRWSLAPPDGWPLATPRDVLLADADRTRWADEGWWWPAVIAVLAIVTLLAVWWLLAQLRRTHPGALSVGGAHAVDGVELREGALGDALAADARHLPGVHQARARMDGSSSRPEAHVALTLTPDAEPGPVLQALRDGPLERARRSTDRTLPARAHLRLTQHKPHRAQ; from the coding sequence GTGGCAGGCTTTGTCCTACTCGGCACAGGCCTCATGATCCTGGCGGGTGCCTTCGACCTTTATCGACGCTGGTCACTGGCACCACCCGACGGCTGGCCCCTTGCCACTCCCCGCGATGTCCTGCTCGCTGACGCCGACCGTACCCGCTGGGCAGACGAAGGATGGTGGTGGCCCGCAGTCATCGCCGTTTTGGCCATCGTCACCCTGCTCGCCGTGTGGTGGCTGCTGGCGCAGCTGCGCCGCACTCACCCCGGCGCCCTGTCCGTGGGCGGAGCCCACGCCGTTGATGGAGTGGAACTGCGCGAGGGTGCCCTCGGCGACGCTCTGGCCGCCGACGCCCGGCACCTGCCCGGTGTTCACCAGGCCCGCGCACGAATGGACGGCTCGTCGAGCCGTCCCGAAGCCCATGTCGCCCTCACCCTCACACCCGACGCCGAGCCCGGCCCCGTCCTGCAGGCGCTGCGCGACGGGCCGCTGGAACGCGCCCGCCGGTCCACGGACCGGACGCTGCCTGCGAGGGCGCACCTGCGGTTGACCCAGCACAAACCCCACCGTGCCCAATAG
- a CDS encoding CsbD family protein: protein MGAGKKVKNVAKTTKGKVKETTGKAVGNESLEAKGQREQMLGDAKQTAQKAKDTLKH, encoded by the coding sequence ATGGGCGCAGGTAAGAAGGTCAAGAACGTCGCCAAGACGACCAAGGGCAAGGTGAAGGAAACCACGGGCAAGGCAGTGGGGAACGAGAGCCTGGAGGCCAAGGGGCAGAGGGAGCAGATGCTGGGTGATGCGAAGCAGACAGCCCAGAAGGCCAAAGACACACTGAAGCACTGA
- a CDS encoding SRPBCC family protein, translating into MATSDRTGSSESPSGMDKLLKELTGYLAAQADQLADKATDKLSDVTDQLYDVADNKGSLSDVAGIGSRMLQGDSPLKAFAGQKLGNLKDKVTEAFGGGKGKGRKSSGGKVVNIVEALDVGLPLRTVYDHWTQYENFSGFTKGVRDVSRDDDTTSDWKVKVGPSTRSFKATVQEQVPDDRIVWTSQGAKGTTRGCVTFHELAPSLTRIVIVVEYYPSGLFEKTGNLWRAQGRRLRLDLKNFLRHAMLTTDEPEGWRGEIRDGEVVQTHEEALEEEQAEEPEEGEYEDGGSEDDEEEYADGQEQDEEGDADEDAQYSNEELEEEEEEPEEEEDEEPGEEEDDEPAPPRRRRHRQPA; encoded by the coding sequence ATGGCAACCTCAGACCGCACAGGCTCGTCGGAATCCCCCTCCGGGATGGACAAGCTGCTCAAGGAACTCACGGGATACCTCGCCGCCCAGGCCGACCAACTGGCCGACAAGGCGACCGACAAGCTCTCCGACGTCACCGACCAGCTCTACGACGTCGCCGACAACAAGGGCAGCCTCTCGGACGTCGCCGGCATCGGCAGTCGGATGCTGCAGGGCGACTCCCCCCTGAAAGCGTTCGCCGGCCAGAAGCTCGGCAACCTCAAGGACAAGGTCACTGAAGCGTTCGGTGGCGGCAAAGGCAAGGGCCGCAAGAGCAGCGGGGGCAAAGTCGTCAACATCGTCGAGGCCCTCGACGTCGGCCTGCCGTTGCGCACGGTCTACGACCACTGGACGCAGTACGAGAACTTCAGCGGATTCACCAAAGGCGTCCGCGACGTCTCCCGCGACGACGACACCACCAGCGACTGGAAGGTCAAGGTCGGTCCCTCGACACGAAGCTTCAAGGCAACGGTCCAGGAACAGGTACCCGACGACCGCATCGTGTGGACCTCTCAGGGCGCCAAGGGAACGACCCGCGGCTGCGTCACCTTCCACGAACTCGCCCCGTCGCTGACCCGCATCGTCATCGTCGTCGAGTACTACCCCTCCGGTCTGTTCGAGAAGACCGGCAATCTGTGGCGTGCCCAGGGCCGCCGACTGCGCCTGGATCTGAAGAACTTCCTGCGCCACGCCATGCTCACCACCGACGAGCCGGAAGGCTGGCGCGGCGAAATCCGCGACGGCGAGGTCGTCCAGACACACGAAGAAGCACTCGAAGAAGAACAAGCCGAAGAGCCGGAGGAAGGCGAGTACGAGGACGGCGGCTCCGAGGACGACGAGGAGGAGTACGCGGACGGCCAGGAGCAGGACGAAGAAGGCGATGCGGACGAGGACGCCCAGTACAGCAACGAGGAACTCGAAGAGGAAGAAGAAGAACCTGAGGAGGAGGAAGACGAGGAACCTGGGGAGGAGGAAGACGACGAGCCAGCTCCGCCTCGCCGACGCCGGCACCGGCAGCCCGCGTGA
- a CDS encoding histone protein: MEDTTKIALAAAVAGGYLLGRTKKGRLAFTVATYLAGRRFGLEPGQLLKEGASRLKEMPQFEELAEQLRGEALDAGKQALTVAANRKLADLAGVLHERTLELTRSGRDEEEQDEEPYEEEEAEDYAGEDEEAYAEPDDEVEEDEEEEDEEEGEQGPEAEAEEAEEEEEEPEQEEPEEEEEPEEEEPEEEAEEEEPPPRPRRKRTPVRARSSKPAAPARKTARRPTPAKESAPAKKPAPAKKAAPARRTPTKKAAPAGEAAPAKKAAAKKSSPARKPTAKKTGGAARPAKKAAPAKKSAPRTAAAKKTSAPPRKRSTAQSPARKSAATKATAKKTTGRSPARKTAAKKTAARKPSTRR; this comes from the coding sequence ATGGAGGACACCACCAAGATCGCGCTCGCAGCCGCTGTGGCTGGCGGATACCTACTCGGCCGAACGAAGAAGGGCCGCCTGGCCTTCACCGTGGCGACCTATCTCGCCGGTCGCCGCTTCGGCCTCGAACCCGGACAGCTGCTCAAGGAAGGCGCCTCCCGACTCAAGGAGATGCCACAGTTCGAAGAACTTGCCGAGCAACTGCGCGGAGAAGCCCTCGACGCCGGCAAGCAAGCGCTGACTGTCGCAGCCAACCGAAAGCTTGCCGACCTCGCCGGCGTACTGCACGAGCGCACCCTCGAGCTCACCCGCAGCGGTCGGGACGAGGAGGAGCAGGACGAGGAACCGTACGAAGAAGAGGAAGCCGAGGACTACGCGGGAGAGGACGAGGAGGCCTACGCCGAGCCCGATGACGAGGTCGAAGAAGACGAAGAGGAGGAAGACGAGGAAGAGGGCGAGCAGGGACCGGAGGCGGAGGCCGAAGAGGCCGAAGAGGAGGAGGAGGAACCCGAGCAAGAGGAACCCGAGGAGGAAGAAGAGCCCGAGGAAGAAGAGCCGGAGGAGGAAGCAGAAGAAGAGGAGCCTCCCCCGCGACCGCGCCGGAAGCGCACCCCGGTTCGCGCACGCAGCAGCAAGCCCGCGGCGCCCGCCCGAAAGACCGCGCGGCGTCCCACCCCGGCGAAGGAGTCAGCACCTGCGAAGAAGCCGGCGCCCGCAAAGAAGGCCGCCCCCGCAAGGAGGACGCCCACGAAGAAGGCAGCGCCCGCCGGGGAGGCCGCACCCGCGAAGAAGGCCGCGGCGAAGAAGTCCTCCCCCGCCAGGAAGCCGACAGCGAAGAAGACCGGCGGCGCGGCCCGGCCGGCAAAGAAGGCAGCGCCCGCCAAGAAGAGCGCCCCGCGCACGGCGGCTGCGAAGAAGACCAGCGCCCCGCCGCGCAAGAGGAGCACAGCTCAGAGCCCGGCACGCAAGAGCGCTGCCACCAAGGCCACCGCCAAGAAGACCACAGGCCGCAGCCCGGCACGCAAGACGGCCGCCAAGAAGACGGCGGCGCGCAAGCCGTCCACGCGGAGGTAG
- a CDS encoding gas vesicle protein GvpO has translation MAAAEPARPRRGSSHAAGDGEGQDREGPRRTAPRRRSGTTGAAAAMRAAAQQLAELLGRLPDSVSSLQPTEDGWEAQVEVVELERIPDTTSVMASYRVALDEDGELISYKRTRRYTRGMIDRPT, from the coding sequence ATGGCCGCAGCGGAACCTGCACGCCCCCGGCGGGGCTCTTCGCACGCCGCCGGTGACGGCGAAGGGCAGGACAGGGAAGGACCCAGGCGCACTGCGCCCCGGCGTCGTTCCGGAACGACGGGTGCGGCGGCGGCGATGCGTGCCGCAGCGCAGCAGCTTGCTGAACTGCTGGGCCGGCTTCCCGATTCCGTCTCCTCGCTCCAGCCGACCGAGGACGGCTGGGAGGCGCAGGTGGAAGTGGTGGAGCTGGAACGCATTCCGGACACCACCAGTGTGATGGCCAGCTATCGGGTCGCGCTGGACGAGGACGGCGAGTTGATCTCCTACAAACGCACCCGCCGCTACACCCGCGGCATGATCGACCGGCCAACCTGA
- a CDS encoding gas vesicle structural protein GvpA, producing MTMVPQGGGPVARGQGGGTSSLYDVLELILDRGLVIDVFVRVSLVGIELIKIDARIVVASVDTYLRFAEACNRLDLEAGRKAPAQLPDVMGNMMEGGARGKTRGAIGGAVEAVTDSLTGKSSKSSEPEEEEEAPRRRRPAARRPVRREKE from the coding sequence ATGACCATGGTGCCGCAGGGCGGTGGCCCCGTCGCCCGAGGGCAAGGAGGCGGCACGAGCAGCCTCTACGACGTCCTGGAACTCATCCTCGACCGCGGGCTGGTCATCGACGTCTTCGTCCGCGTCTCCCTGGTGGGCATCGAACTCATCAAGATTGACGCGCGGATCGTCGTGGCCAGCGTCGACACCTACCTCCGCTTTGCCGAGGCCTGCAACCGCCTCGACCTCGAAGCAGGCCGCAAGGCCCCAGCCCAGCTTCCCGACGTCATGGGGAACATGATGGAAGGAGGGGCCCGCGGGAAGACCAGGGGAGCCATCGGCGGAGCCGTTGAGGCCGTCACCGATTCCCTGACCGGTAAGTCCTCCAAGTCGAGCGAGCCGGAGGAAGAGGAAGAGGCACCCAGGAGACGCCGCCCTGCCGCCCGGCGCCCTGTACGGCGGGAGAAGGAGTAA
- a CDS encoding GvpL/GvpF family gas vesicle protein produces the protein MPLYVYSIAAKDHPLRLDGVSGVGAEPNALRTVTAGSLCAVVSDIAEEIRPKRRDLNTHQRVQELLMADGVILPLQFGYIATDDLAVRQALESNEESYLGALGRLEGCAEYHVRASQADEAPLLQQILQDVPEASDLNDRIRSGDRDPSLPLALGEIIAREVQVRQEALAAGLTEALVPFSREYLAHPPSGSDFLNLSLLVHDEHKEALRTAEANLAREIGSDIDLRFSGPLPPYSFVQ, from the coding sequence ATGCCGCTCTATGTGTACTCCATTGCCGCGAAGGACCACCCCCTCCGGCTGGACGGCGTCAGCGGCGTCGGCGCCGAGCCCAACGCGCTGCGCACGGTCACTGCAGGCTCGCTGTGCGCGGTGGTCAGCGACATCGCCGAGGAGATCCGGCCCAAGCGCCGCGACCTGAACACCCACCAACGGGTCCAGGAGCTGCTGATGGCCGACGGGGTCATCCTGCCGCTGCAATTCGGGTACATTGCCACCGACGATCTCGCCGTCCGCCAGGCCCTCGAGTCCAACGAGGAGAGCTACCTCGGTGCGCTGGGGCGCCTAGAGGGGTGCGCCGAGTACCACGTGAGGGCCTCGCAGGCCGATGAGGCACCACTGCTGCAGCAGATTCTTCAGGATGTGCCCGAAGCGAGCGACCTCAACGACCGTATCCGCAGCGGAGACCGGGACCCGAGCCTGCCCCTTGCCCTGGGCGAAATAATCGCCCGCGAGGTGCAGGTACGGCAGGAGGCCCTGGCGGCCGGCCTGACTGAGGCGCTCGTCCCCTTCTCCCGCGAATACCTGGCCCACCCGCCCTCGGGGAGCGACTTCCTCAACCTCTCCCTCCTCGTGCACGACGAGCACAAGGAGGCTCTGCGTACCGCGGAAGCAAACCTGGCACGGGAGATCGGCAGCGACATCGACCTGCGCTTTTCCGGACCGCTGCCCCCATACAGCTTCGTCCAATAA
- a CDS encoding gas vesicle protein GvpG yields the protein MGLLTYLLTLPVAPVRAVTWVAQRVVDQAEEEYYDPAPIWRGLADLERQLLCGEIDQETFDRQEDELIDRLEEIAAFRQQLS from the coding sequence ATGGGACTCCTGACCTACCTGCTGACGCTCCCCGTAGCACCGGTACGCGCTGTCACCTGGGTCGCCCAGCGCGTGGTCGACCAGGCGGAAGAGGAGTACTACGACCCCGCTCCGATCTGGCGGGGGCTGGCGGATCTGGAGCGGCAGCTGCTGTGCGGAGAGATCGATCAGGAGACTTTCGACCGCCAGGAGGACGAGCTGATCGACCGGCTGGAAGAGATCGCAGCGTTCCGGCAGCAGCTTTCCTGA
- a CDS encoding gas vesicle protein produces the protein MPYGQSATSSLADILERVLDKGIVIAGDIRINLLDIELLTIKLRILIASVDKAKEMGIDWWEHDPSLSSRHTGSPLEQENRRLRAELDALRGRLEPGAYDEEEVPGEEQGGRPAGRRRKSPP, from the coding sequence ATGCCATACGGGCAGTCCGCCACCTCCAGCCTCGCCGACATCCTCGAGCGTGTCCTGGACAAGGGGATCGTCATCGCCGGCGACATCCGCATCAACCTTCTCGACATCGAGCTGTTGACCATCAAGCTCCGCATCCTGATCGCGTCCGTGGACAAGGCCAAGGAGATGGGCATCGACTGGTGGGAGCACGACCCCTCCCTGTCGTCCCGGCACACGGGCAGTCCGCTGGAACAGGAGAACCGCCGACTGCGCGCCGAACTCGACGCCCTTCGCGGCCGACTCGAACCCGGCGCGTACGACGAAGAAGAGGTCCCGGGTGAGGAACAAGGTGGCCGACCGGCTGGCCGACGACGGAAGAGCCCTCCGTGA
- a CDS encoding GvpL/GvpF family gas vesicle protein gives MNTPGSLTYVYAVTHRTGPLGDALAGLHGIGQAPLRFLPLTAGTEPAPSTSLALLAFVASDVPEQDFNETALKNHFEDLDWLEYVARTHHDVVQAVAARAPVLPLRMATVYQDDHRALQALAAQEDVFIQRLDQLRDHTEYGVKIYLTTEATQPPAAAPAPAASPGKAYLQARRAQRHSRDAVYQQAEQAAETIETIASRHATQRVRHAPQRGELTGTQENVVNYAYLIPDDQAGPFQAAIADAAQHFPDLRIEVTGPWAPYSFAMPAAGPTDAPEPPP, from the coding sequence GTGAACACCCCCGGCAGCCTTACCTACGTCTATGCAGTCACCCACCGGACCGGCCCGCTGGGCGACGCCCTCGCCGGCCTGCACGGCATCGGCCAGGCGCCGCTCAGGTTTCTTCCTCTCACCGCCGGCACCGAGCCCGCCCCCAGTACGTCGCTCGCGTTGCTCGCCTTCGTGGCCAGCGACGTGCCTGAACAGGACTTCAACGAGACCGCCCTCAAGAACCACTTCGAGGACCTGGACTGGCTCGAGTACGTCGCGCGCACCCATCACGATGTCGTCCAGGCCGTCGCCGCCCGGGCCCCCGTCCTGCCCCTGCGCATGGCCACCGTCTACCAGGACGACCACCGGGCTCTGCAAGCGCTCGCCGCCCAAGAGGACGTCTTCATCCAGCGTCTCGACCAGCTGCGCGACCACACCGAGTACGGGGTGAAGATTTACCTCACGACCGAGGCCACGCAGCCCCCTGCCGCGGCCCCCGCCCCGGCTGCCAGCCCGGGCAAGGCCTATCTGCAGGCACGCAGGGCCCAGCGCCACTCCCGCGACGCCGTCTACCAGCAGGCAGAACAGGCTGCCGAGACCATCGAGACCATCGCCTCGCGCCATGCCACCCAGCGTGTGCGCCACGCACCCCAGCGCGGCGAACTCACAGGCACCCAGGAGAACGTCGTCAACTACGCCTACCTCATCCCCGACGACCAGGCGGGGCCGTTCCAGGCTGCCATCGCCGACGCCGCCCAGCACTTCCCCGACCTGCGCATCGAGGTGACCGGCCCCTGGGCTCCTTACTCCTTCGCCATGCCGGCGGCCGGCCCGACCGACGCTCCCGAGCCGCCACCATGA
- a CDS encoding gas vesicle protein, protein MTVSEHGEPLPGRQVALVDLLDRLLSGGVVLTGDIVLSIADIDLVRISLRALIVSVSSEIAPAGEQEGGHDEP, encoded by the coding sequence ATGACCGTCAGCGAACACGGCGAACCCTTGCCCGGCCGCCAGGTCGCCCTCGTCGACCTCCTCGACCGGCTCCTGAGCGGCGGAGTCGTCCTCACCGGCGACATCGTCCTGTCCATCGCCGACATCGACCTCGTCCGTATCTCCCTGCGTGCCCTCATCGTCTCAGTCAGCTCCGAGATCGCCCCCGCCGGGGAGCAGGAGGGCGGACACGATGAGCCATGA
- a CDS encoding gas vesicle protein K produces MSHEHLPSPHSRPGRVQDLGDSLSQAFRLIQAPPAPHDKPARPAHRLTTDPDAVGEDLLKLVLTIIELLRQLIERQALRRVDAGDLTDEQEEELGATLLALHDSLADLCEEHGYALEDLNIDLGPLGPLLPPRG; encoded by the coding sequence ATGAGCCATGAACACCTCCCGTCTCCACACTCCCGGCCCGGCCGAGTCCAAGACCTGGGCGACAGCCTCTCCCAGGCCTTCCGGCTCATCCAGGCGCCCCCCGCCCCTCACGACAAACCCGCCCGCCCTGCCCACCGCCTGACAACCGACCCGGACGCCGTCGGGGAAGACCTTCTGAAGCTCGTCCTCACCATCATCGAGCTCCTGCGCCAACTCATCGAACGTCAAGCCCTGCGCCGCGTCGATGCCGGTGATCTCACCGACGAACAGGAGGAGGAACTCGGTGCCACCCTCCTTGCCCTCCATGACAGCCTTGCCGACCTTTGCGAGGAACACGGCTACGCCCTGGAGGACCTCAACATCGACCTCGGCCCCCTCGGCCCCCTCCTTCCGCCCCGCGGCTGA
- a CDS encoding TetR/AcrR family transcriptional regulator: MGETASATTPRERYRQQVRAEIKERAWEQITAAGTSALSLNGIARLMGLSGTGLYRYFTSRDELLTELVHDAYQSLVGTLRTAAAQGKGGLAGLGQALRIWALDDPQRYFLVYGPPVPAYRASADVAAWAAEIMDILIDACADVPDAPAMTPETPLGSGPGRAVGRAEAAVAQRLAISFRTRLHGVLSLELSGHFAGMEYDPALLYQAELDLLASH; this comes from the coding sequence ATGGGTGAAACAGCTTCGGCGACTACCCCCCGTGAGCGGTACCGACAGCAGGTTCGGGCAGAGATCAAAGAACGGGCCTGGGAGCAGATCACCGCTGCCGGAACATCCGCGCTCTCCCTCAACGGGATCGCCAGACTTATGGGCCTGAGCGGCACCGGGCTCTACCGATATTTCACGAGCCGTGACGAATTGCTCACAGAATTGGTTCATGACGCCTACCAGAGTTTGGTGGGGACACTCAGGACTGCGGCTGCCCAGGGAAAAGGGGGTCTTGCAGGCCTCGGACAGGCCCTGCGAATATGGGCGCTCGACGACCCGCAGCGGTATTTCCTCGTCTACGGACCTCCGGTGCCGGCCTACCGCGCCTCCGCTGACGTCGCCGCGTGGGCGGCGGAGATCATGGACATACTCATCGATGCCTGCGCCGACGTACCCGACGCGCCCGCGATGACGCCCGAGACCCCACTGGGGAGTGGCCCTGGGCGGGCGGTAGGGCGGGCCGAGGCGGCAGTGGCGCAGCGCCTGGCCATCTCCTTCCGGACCCGGCTGCACGGGGTGCTCTCCCTGGAACTCAGCGGTCACTTCGCCGGAATGGAATACGACCCGGCCCTGCTGTACCAGGCCGAGCTGGACCTGCTCGCGTCCCACTGA